A genomic segment from candidate division WOR-3 bacterium encodes:
- a CDS encoding fibronectin type III domain-containing protein: MKTKGRFRIQVGVLFTGVLVLAAGCGDLSQGPPTGLLLTAASDTTVRINWTPPAGSVPDSYLIAFMETGTSTWLDVGSAGDSATHADHNPLGRTGRYRVSSVFGSGSYPATQTPTSAPVHTGATMVGELNGTIYSGFGWDRDSGAGSIFTMGYASNADRVDFYVTDWSAGFAGPDYYAASPDWGPHEPGSAGFVPVGPWRPNGFISLSDGGQLPLPLFESTRYANHLKLSRDSTLAAVVCTDTAIAFDTILVIDTSSTIDTTITVDTIASVIRRYALVRFGSPDTVRGTVQVETWFQAILDLRLIQH, from the coding sequence GTGAAGACGAAGGGCCGCTTCCGAATTCAAGTCGGCGTGCTGTTCACCGGTGTGCTGGTACTGGCAGCCGGGTGCGGGGACCTGAGTCAGGGACCGCCGACCGGGCTTCTGCTTACCGCGGCTTCCGACACGACCGTCAGAATCAACTGGACCCCGCCGGCCGGGAGCGTGCCGGACAGCTACTTGATTGCCTTCATGGAGACCGGCACCTCGACGTGGCTCGATGTCGGCAGCGCCGGCGACAGTGCCACCCATGCCGACCACAATCCGCTGGGCCGGACGGGACGCTATCGCGTCAGTTCGGTGTTCGGCAGTGGATCCTATCCCGCGACCCAGACCCCGACTTCAGCCCCGGTACACACCGGTGCCACAATGGTCGGCGAACTCAACGGCACTATCTACTCAGGCTTTGGCTGGGACCGGGACAGCGGCGCCGGGTCGATCTTCACTATGGGCTATGCCAGCAACGCGGACCGCGTTGACTTCTACGTGACCGACTGGTCGGCGGGTTTTGCCGGGCCGGACTACTACGCGGCCAGCCCGGACTGGGGGCCGCACGAGCCCGGCAGTGCCGGCTTCGTTCCGGTTGGTCCGTGGCGCCCGAACGGATTCATCTCCTTGTCCGACGGCGGGCAGTTGCCGCTGCCCCTGTTCGAGTCGACCCGGTACGCGAACCACCTCAAGCTGAGTCGAGACTCGACTCTTGCGGCCGTGGTGTGCACCGATACGGCCATCGCTTTCGATACTATTCTCGTCATCGATACCAGTTCCACCATCGATACCACCATCACGGTTGACACGATCGCCAGTGTCATCCGCCGTTACGCCCTGGTGAGGTTTGGCAGTCCCGACACCGTCAGGGGGACGGTGCAGGTCGAGACTTGGTTCCAGGCCATCCTCGACCTGCGTCTCATCCAGCACTAG
- a CDS encoding imidazolonepropionase, with protein MNETRFILNNCSQVLTMTGGGLGVVECGVVRVRDGRIHEVADHPLTPVEGETEIDCQGKVVMPGFVDPHTHLVFGGWRQNEFEMRLAGRTYREIAEAGGGIISSVIQTRLATEDELYNRALERMHEMLLWGTTTVEVKSGYGLDTEAELRMLRVARRLGELEFCRVVPTFMGAHSVPKRTPKADYIERLELEMIPAVAAAGLARFCDVFCEDFVFDAAESFRILEAGKKHGLVPTIHADEIESSGGAEVAARVGAASASHLLQPSDSGLRAMAQAGVVAVLLPGTCFFLREVHKSPVAKMRQLGIVMALGSDFNPGSCPMLAQPLTAQFGCLHYGMTIEEALRGITVSAAKALGIDSEVGTLEPGKAADVVVTDVPDYRHIVYRLGHNPVWMTIYGGQVVHRQF; from the coding sequence GTGAATGAGACCCGGTTCATTCTGAACAACTGCTCACAGGTGCTGACGATGACCGGCGGCGGGCTGGGTGTAGTCGAGTGCGGCGTGGTCAGAGTCAGGGACGGCAGGATCCACGAGGTTGCCGACCACCCGCTCACCCCGGTTGAGGGAGAAACCGAGATCGACTGCCAGGGCAAAGTAGTGATGCCGGGCTTTGTCGATCCGCACACCCATCTCGTGTTCGGTGGCTGGCGGCAGAACGAGTTTGAGATGCGGCTCGCCGGCCGGACCTACCGGGAGATAGCGGAAGCGGGCGGCGGCATCATATCCAGCGTTATCCAGACCCGGCTCGCGACCGAGGACGAGCTGTACAACCGGGCGCTCGAGCGGATGCACGAGATGCTGCTCTGGGGCACGACCACGGTTGAGGTGAAGTCAGGCTACGGGCTCGACACCGAGGCGGAACTGCGGATGCTGCGCGTGGCGCGGCGGCTGGGCGAGCTGGAGTTCTGCCGTGTGGTGCCGACGTTCATGGGCGCGCACAGCGTGCCCAAGCGCACGCCCAAGGCGGATTACATCGAGCGCCTCGAGCTCGAGATGATTCCGGCGGTGGCGGCGGCCGGACTTGCGCGGTTCTGCGACGTCTTCTGCGAGGACTTCGTCTTTGACGCGGCCGAGAGCTTTCGCATCCTGGAAGCGGGCAAGAAGCACGGTCTTGTCCCCACCATCCACGCCGATGAGATCGAATCCTCCGGCGGAGCCGAGGTTGCCGCCCGCGTCGGCGCCGCCTCAGCCAGCCACCTCCTGCAGCCCTCGGACTCAGGCCTGCGGGCGATGGCACAGGCCGGCGTCGTGGCCGTGCTCCTGCCCGGGACCTGTTTCTTCCTGCGCGAGGTCCACAAGTCGCCGGTCGCGAAGATGCGCCAGCTCGGCATCGTGATGGCGCTCGGCAGCGACTTCAACCCGGGGTCCTGCCCGATGTTGGCCCAGCCTCTGACCGCGCAGTTCGGCTGCCTCCATTACGGGATGACGATCGAGGAGGCGTTGCGCGGTATCACCGTCAGCGCCGCCAAAGCGCTGGGAATCGATTCAGAAGTCGGGACGCTGGAGCCGGGCAAGGCCGCGGACGTCGTCGTTACCGACGTGCCGGACTACCGGCACATCGTCTATCGCCTGGGTCACAACCCGGTCTGGATGACGATCTACGGTGGACAGGTGGTCCACCGCCAGTTCTAG